Proteins encoded within one genomic window of Variovorax sp. OAS795:
- a CDS encoding amino acid ABC transporter substrate-binding protein: MKLVRLAAAALIGLCLSGMGHAGQTFDTVKKRGFVQCGVSTNLPGFAFTDSKGEWQGIDVDTCRAIAAAMFGNATKFKVIPLTTQARFTALQSGEVDVLTRNTTQTMSRDTTLGLIGVGVNFYDSQGIMVTKDANVSSAKNLAGATICVLPGTTTELNLTDWFRGLKQSFKPVLLDTVDEIKRAFAAGRCDGITMDKSQLALARIAFGNTDKYVILPEPLSKEPLGPMVRQGDEAWFNVVRWSLNALLEAEEYNLTSKNVDEIAKGSIPPNIQRILGTSPGMGKGLGLDDKWAYNIIKQVGNYGEMFDRSLGAGSPMKLDRGLNALYTKGGLMYGWPIR, from the coding sequence ATGAAACTCGTTCGCCTTGCGGCCGCCGCCCTGATCGGCCTTTGTCTCTCCGGCATGGGCCATGCCGGCCAAACATTCGACACGGTGAAGAAGCGTGGCTTCGTGCAGTGCGGTGTCTCGACGAACCTCCCCGGATTCGCATTCACCGACAGCAAGGGGGAGTGGCAGGGCATCGACGTGGACACCTGCCGTGCGATTGCCGCCGCGATGTTCGGCAATGCGACGAAGTTCAAGGTCATCCCGCTCACCACGCAAGCACGCTTCACTGCGCTGCAGTCCGGCGAGGTCGACGTCCTGACGCGCAACACCACCCAGACGATGTCGCGCGACACCACCCTGGGCCTCATTGGCGTTGGCGTGAACTTCTATGACAGCCAGGGCATCATGGTGACCAAGGATGCCAACGTCAGCAGTGCGAAGAATCTGGCGGGCGCCACCATCTGCGTCCTGCCGGGAACCACCACCGAACTGAACCTCACCGACTGGTTTCGCGGCCTCAAGCAGAGCTTCAAGCCGGTGCTGCTGGACACCGTCGACGAGATCAAGCGCGCATTCGCGGCGGGCCGCTGCGATGGCATCACGATGGACAAGTCGCAGCTGGCGCTGGCGCGTATCGCTTTCGGAAACACGGACAAGTATGTGATCTTGCCGGAGCCCCTGTCCAAGGAGCCGCTCGGACCGATGGTGCGCCAAGGCGACGAAGCCTGGTTCAACGTCGTGCGCTGGTCGCTCAATGCGCTTCTGGAGGCGGAGGAATACAACCTGACGTCCAAGAATGTCGACGAGATCGCAAAGGGCAGCATCCCGCCCAACATCCAGCGGATCCTCGGTACCTCGCCCGGCATGGGCAAGGGGCTCGGGCTTGACGACAAGTGGGCCTACAACATCATCAAGCAGGTTGGCAACTACGGTGAGATGTTCGACCGCAGCCTGGGCGCAGGGAGTCCGATGAAGCTCGATCGCGGCCTGAATGCCTTGTACACGAAGGGCGGGCTGATGTACGGGTGGCCTATTCGCTAG
- a CDS encoding thiamine pyrophosphate-dependent enzyme, whose translation MTYRVAEAIVDSMVAHGADRAFSVPGESFLALLDALHAREDFDLVTCRHEGSAALAAIADAKLTGRAGIVMASRGPGAFNAAIGVHVAAEEAVPLILLIGQVETPNLGRGAVQEIDSGKAFSGLLKWSGRIDKAAAVAEVMARAFAVAASGTPGPVAVELPEDVLTELVERQPARVHAVAFAEATLEDAARVHELISRASRPILIVGGECRTDDFRNDLHALVGRWNIPVAVTNKNQDQYSNTDPHWVGQLGFFTSPAHTALFSEADLIVAIGSRMGDVSSLGFAFPRQGTNAQKFVHVYPDPSMIGRHFSAELPIVSTAHGFVRAALRHGGSGVVSSQWLERVRAAADRAHGWQPQNVVANDVLGHTIMALARLASSDAVLTTDSGNFAAWVHRIFKMTPANRLLGSACGAMGTGVPAGIAAALRHPGREVLAFVGDGGFLMNGNELITAVDRGLNLRVVVSNNGSYGTIRTHQQRHFPHRVSGTDLANPGFAKLAEAFGARGYRIEHSRDAAGIVEQAMRIEGPVLIEVCSDPDMSVERSLKWE comes from the coding sequence ATGACCTACAGAGTTGCCGAGGCCATCGTCGACAGCATGGTCGCGCACGGCGCGGACCGCGCATTCAGCGTTCCCGGCGAGAGCTTCCTTGCGCTCCTGGATGCGCTTCACGCGCGGGAGGACTTCGATCTGGTGACATGCCGGCACGAAGGATCCGCGGCCCTGGCCGCGATCGCGGACGCCAAGCTGACGGGCCGCGCCGGCATCGTCATGGCGAGCAGAGGGCCGGGGGCTTTCAATGCCGCGATCGGCGTCCACGTGGCGGCCGAAGAAGCGGTTCCGCTGATCCTCTTGATCGGCCAGGTCGAAACGCCCAACCTGGGCCGCGGCGCCGTCCAGGAAATCGATTCCGGCAAAGCTTTTTCCGGCTTGCTGAAATGGTCGGGGCGCATCGACAAGGCAGCGGCCGTTGCCGAAGTGATGGCCCGCGCCTTTGCCGTGGCCGCATCGGGAACACCGGGGCCGGTCGCCGTCGAGCTGCCCGAAGACGTGCTGACCGAGCTGGTCGAGCGGCAGCCGGCGCGGGTTCACGCAGTGGCATTCGCCGAGGCGACCCTGGAGGATGCGGCGCGCGTGCACGAGCTGATCTCCAGGGCCAGCCGGCCGATCCTGATCGTGGGTGGTGAGTGCCGGACCGATGATTTCCGCAACGATCTCCACGCGCTCGTCGGCCGGTGGAACATTCCCGTTGCCGTCACCAACAAGAACCAGGACCAGTACTCCAACACGGACCCTCACTGGGTGGGCCAACTGGGCTTCTTCACCTCGCCCGCGCACACCGCGCTCTTCAGCGAGGCCGACCTGATCGTCGCGATCGGCAGCCGCATGGGCGACGTGTCGTCCCTGGGGTTCGCCTTTCCGCGGCAAGGCACCAATGCGCAGAAGTTCGTTCACGTGTACCCCGATCCGTCCATGATCGGGCGCCATTTTTCGGCGGAACTGCCGATCGTCTCGACGGCGCATGGCTTCGTGCGCGCCGCATTGCGCCATGGCGGCTCCGGGGTGGTGTCGAGCCAGTGGCTCGAGCGGGTGCGCGCGGCGGCCGACCGTGCGCACGGCTGGCAGCCACAGAATGTGGTGGCGAACGATGTCCTGGGCCACACGATCATGGCGCTTGCACGGCTCGCCAGCAGCGATGCGGTCTTGACCACCGATTCCGGCAACTTTGCAGCCTGGGTTCACCGCATCTTCAAGATGACGCCGGCGAACCGGCTGCTCGGTTCGGCTTGCGGCGCCATGGGAACGGGGGTCCCGGCCGGCATCGCGGCTGCCTTGCGCCATCCGGGGCGAGAAGTCCTCGCCTTCGTCGGCGACGGCGGATTTCTCATGAACGGCAACGAACTGATCACTGCGGTCGACCGAGGGCTGAACCTGCGCGTGGTGGTGTCGAACAATGGGTCATACGGCACCATCCGCACCCACCAGCAGCGGCACTTTCCCCATCGCGTCAGCGGCACCGACCTGGCCAATCCGGGCTTCGCAAAACTTGCCGAGGCATTCGGTGCCCGTGGGTACAGGATCGAGCACTCAAGGGATGCCGCAGGCATCGTCGAACAAGCCATGCGCATCGAGGGACCGGTGTTGATCGAAGTCTGCAGTGATCCGGACATGTCGGTAGAGCGCTCCCTCAAGTGGGAGTGA
- a CDS encoding aldolase — MAEDLRSKDYFDDRATREMAKHLASPRRTLKENLACACRILAMTGQEAGLAGQISARSERAGAYWTLRFGLGFDEATPDDFIEVDGDLNTLTGSGMPNPATRFHLWVYEARPDVQSIVHTHSPWASALAAARQPLVIAQMDMTPLHDDCAFLAEWPGVPIADDEGVIISRALGAKRAIILANHGYLTAGRTTQEATYLSVYLERAARMQLRAQAAFGPLTPVDDTLAREAHDYLLKPSIVNSTFDYWCRQAGAGAAPPLDGRPRP, encoded by the coding sequence ATGGCTGAAGACTTGCGGTCCAAGGACTACTTCGACGATCGTGCCACCCGGGAGATGGCCAAGCACCTGGCGTCACCTCGCCGGACCTTGAAGGAAAACCTGGCTTGTGCTTGCCGGATCCTTGCCATGACGGGGCAGGAAGCGGGTCTTGCAGGCCAGATCAGCGCACGGTCCGAGCGAGCAGGCGCGTACTGGACGCTCAGGTTCGGGCTCGGCTTCGACGAAGCCACGCCGGACGACTTCATTGAAGTCGATGGCGACCTGAACACGCTGACGGGCAGCGGCATGCCGAACCCCGCGACGCGTTTCCATCTATGGGTGTACGAGGCGCGGCCCGACGTTCAGTCCATCGTCCACACGCATTCGCCCTGGGCCTCCGCGCTCGCTGCAGCCAGGCAGCCGCTGGTCATCGCCCAGATGGACATGACGCCCCTGCATGACGATTGCGCGTTCCTTGCCGAGTGGCCGGGGGTGCCCATTGCGGATGATGAAGGCGTCATCATCTCGCGGGCGCTCGGAGCGAAGCGAGCCATCATCCTGGCGAACCACGGCTACCTGACGGCCGGAAGGACGACACAGGAAGCCACCTATCTGTCTGTTTATCTCGAGCGTGCCGCACGGATGCAGCTGCGGGCCCAAGCCGCATTCGGCCCGTTGACGCCGGTGGACGACACGCTGGCCCGCGAGGCGCACGACTATCTGCTGAAGCCTTCGATCGTGAACAGCACCTTCGACTATTGGTGCCGGCAGGCCGGAGCAGGCGCGGCGCCGCCGCTCGACGGCCGGCCTCGTCCCTAG
- a CDS encoding MDR family oxidoreductase, translating into MFKGIVVEKDAEGYRASLAEIDENRLPPGDVTVRVEYSTLNYKDGLAITGKGPVVRSFPMVPGIDFAGVVEQSDHPGFKPGDTVVLNGWGVGEAHWGGLAQRARVKGDWLIPLPKRFSTRDAMAIGTAGYTAMLCVMALERHGLKPGDGPVLVTGANGGVGSVAIALLAKLGYTVTASTGRMDESDYLRRLGASDLIDRKELSEAGKPLQKERWAAAVDSVGSHTLANVCAQLRYNGVVAACGLAQGLDLPASVAPFILRGVSLIGIDSVMRPKADRVAAWERLARDLDGSILEDIAAEIALPQAIDAAARLMRGEIRGRVVVDVNAS; encoded by the coding sequence ATGTTCAAAGGCATCGTTGTGGAAAAAGACGCGGAAGGCTACCGCGCCTCGCTGGCCGAGATTGATGAAAACCGCCTGCCCCCAGGCGACGTCACGGTCCGCGTCGAATACAGCACGCTGAACTACAAGGACGGCCTGGCCATCACCGGAAAGGGGCCCGTAGTCCGGAGCTTTCCCATGGTGCCGGGCATCGACTTTGCGGGCGTCGTGGAGCAGAGCGACCATCCCGGATTCAAGCCGGGCGACACGGTGGTGCTCAACGGCTGGGGCGTTGGCGAAGCGCACTGGGGCGGGCTTGCGCAGCGGGCGCGCGTGAAGGGCGACTGGTTGATTCCGCTGCCGAAGCGCTTCAGTACCAGGGATGCCATGGCCATCGGAACCGCGGGGTACACCGCCATGCTGTGCGTGATGGCCCTGGAGCGGCACGGGCTGAAGCCAGGCGATGGGCCGGTGCTCGTGACGGGGGCGAACGGCGGCGTGGGAAGCGTTGCGATCGCGCTCCTGGCCAAGCTCGGGTACACGGTCACCGCGTCCACGGGGCGAATGGACGAATCCGACTATCTGCGGCGGCTCGGGGCCAGCGACTTGATCGATCGCAAGGAGTTGAGCGAGGCGGGCAAGCCGCTGCAGAAGGAGCGCTGGGCCGCTGCCGTGGATTCGGTTGGCAGCCACACGCTGGCCAACGTATGCGCGCAGCTTCGATACAACGGCGTGGTCGCTGCATGCGGCCTGGCCCAGGGGCTCGACCTGCCTGCGTCGGTGGCGCCATTCATCCTCCGTGGTGTAAGTCTCATCGGCATCGATAGCGTGATGCGGCCCAAGGCAGACCGTGTCGCCGCATGGGAGCGGCTGGCGCGCGACCTGGATGGCTCGATCCTGGAAGACATAGCGGCCGAGATCGCGCTGCCGCAAGCGATCGATGCAGCCGCCCGGCTCATGCGGGGCGAGATCCGGGGCCGCGTGGTCGTCGATGTGAACGCGTCTTGA